Proteins encoded together in one Caldicellulosiruptor saccharolyticus DSM 8903 window:
- a CDS encoding helix-turn-helix domain-containing protein — protein MNELIKLESPYKIVEKYVSEEDKKYFELDDILVNIALSLINYRIKNNLTQKELAQKLGMTQAMVSKLESGEYNPTVKMLYEISKALGLEFKVELREKTEPMEQWIECSESFIDVGSSNRVGDAA, from the coding sequence ATGAATGAACTAATTAAGTTGGAATCTCCATATAAAATAGTGGAGAAATATGTAAGTGAAGAAGATAAAAAATATTTTGAATTAGATGATATTCTAGTGAATATCGCATTAAGCTTGATAAATTACAGAATAAAAAATAATCTAACCCAAAAAGAATTAGCTCAAAAGCTTGGTATGACGCAGGCAATGGTTTCAAAGCTTGAAAGTGGAGAGTATAATCCTACTGTAAAAATGCTTTATGAGATATCAAAAGCTCTTGGTTTAGAATTTAAAGTCGAGTTGAGAGAAAAGACAGAACCTATGGAACAGTGGATTGAATGTAGTGAGTCTTTTATTGACGTGGGAAGTAGCAACAGAGTAGGTGATGCGGCTTGA
- a CDS encoding protein-export chaperone SecB, translated as MIDIDMIKADFQIISSRVVKFELETRDWNEEKENISVSNNYDYEIIKLEENEQLYYGVLHFKSYFTAKVKNKLLFKVNIIYEGAFIGKKEKLGMQDFKNMLELNGIVTLAHLTRAYVISCTALAGFNPPVRLPLINIHKLKEMKEQTMTQKQ; from the coding sequence TTGATAGATATAGATATGATAAAGGCTGATTTTCAAATTATTTCTAGTAGAGTTGTAAAATTTGAGCTTGAAACAAGGGATTGGAACGAAGAGAAGGAAAATATTAGTGTAAGCAATAACTATGATTATGAAATTATAAAACTTGAAGAAAATGAACAGTTGTATTATGGGGTTCTCCACTTCAAATCGTATTTTACTGCTAAGGTTAAAAATAAACTTTTGTTTAAAGTTAATATTATATATGAAGGTGCATTTATAGGCAAAAAAGAAAAATTAGGTATGCAAGATTTCAAGAATATGTTAGAATTAAATGGAATAGTGACGTTAGCTCACTTGACACGGGCATATGTGATTTCTTGTACAGCCCTGGCAGGCTTTAATCCTCCTGTAAGATTACCCTTGATAAACATACATAAGTTAAAGGAAATGAAGGAGCAGACCATGACGCAAAAACAATGA
- a CDS encoding UPF0175 family protein — protein sequence METSKFEFELPKEIINYLPSDNEEFLKKIKELIVYTLVKEERISFGKAAEILGMNKIDYLADLGALGISYFDQTIEEVIEDKKNLDKLLEDHKSDSSF from the coding sequence ATGGAAACAAGCAAATTTGAATTCGAACTTCCTAAGGAAATTATTAATTATTTACCAAGTGATAATGAAGAGTTTTTAAAGAAAATTAAGGAACTTATAGTTTACACATTAGTAAAAGAAGAAAGGATTTCATTTGGTAAGGCAGCTGAAATACTTGGAATGAATAAAATAGATTATTTGGCTGACTTAGGTGCCTTAGGCATAAGCTATTTTGACCAAACCATTGAAGAAGTAATTGAAGATAAAAAGAATTTGGATAAGTTGTTGGAGGATCACAAAAGTGATAGTAGTTTCTAA
- a CDS encoding DUF3368 domain-containing protein, whose protein sequence is MIVVSNTTPIIALAKINKLEILEYLFGRIYISEGVYKELISNKKFIFEIEQITKSSFIITKEVKNRLAVELVQKMHGLNIGESESIILFKELGGDLLIMDEKKGRKVASSLDIKLTGTLGILLKAKQEGIIIELKPLLEKLIESNIRISHKLYKEILKSANEVF, encoded by the coding sequence GTGATAGTAGTTTCTAACACAACTCCAATTATTGCTTTAGCAAAGATAAATAAGTTGGAGATTTTAGAGTATTTATTTGGAAGAATTTATATTTCAGAAGGAGTTTACAAAGAACTTATATCTAATAAAAAGTTCATCTTCGAGATTGAACAGATAACCAAGAGTAGTTTTATAATTACAAAAGAAGTCAAAAATCGATTAGCAGTAGAATTAGTTCAAAAAATGCATGGTTTAAACATAGGTGAAAGTGAATCAATAATATTATTTAAGGAGCTAGGTGGAGACCTTTTAATCATGGATGAAAAGAAAGGTAGGAAAGTGGCATCTTCTCTGGATATAAAACTTACAGGAACATTAGGTATTTTATTGAAGGCAAAACAGGAAGGTATAATCATTGAGTTAAAACCCTTATTAGAAAAGTTAATCGAATCAAATATCAGGATAAGCCATAAGCTATATAAGGAAATTTTGAAAAGTGCTAACGAAGTATTCTAA
- a CDS encoding DUF4846 domain-containing protein yields the protein MPMIRKLIYLATAAIFIFSLMVGCTTEQSQLEKTEIAKKPKLKEKDGITFPTNKSEQSYKESLINSHGKTISERIKVPEGYQRVEVPRGSFAEFLRNLPLKPHGTKVKYYNGEEKPNDVYVAVVDMDVGTRDLQQCADAVIRLYSEYLYKNRQYGKIHFNFTNGFRADFKKWMQGYRIRVEGNKAYWIKAAGYDDSYECFRKYLDMVFAYAGTLSLSQEMKRVPLNDLQIGDVFLKGSDPGHCVIVVDMAQNPKTGEKIFLLAQSYMPAQDIHILKNPANEDGNPWYSVSFGDVLVTPEWQFTKDQVYRFGE from the coding sequence ATGCCGATGATAAGAAAGCTGATATATTTAGCAACAGCAGCTATTTTTATTTTTTCTTTAATGGTTGGTTGTACAACTGAACAATCTCAATTGGAAAAAACTGAAATTGCAAAAAAGCCAAAATTAAAAGAAAAGGATGGTATTACTTTTCCCACTAATAAATCAGAACAGAGTTACAAGGAAAGTCTGATAAATAGCCATGGCAAAACGATAAGTGAAAGAATAAAAGTACCAGAAGGATATCAAAGAGTTGAAGTTCCAAGAGGATCTTTTGCTGAGTTTTTAAGGAATCTACCTCTCAAACCCCATGGCACAAAGGTAAAGTACTATAATGGTGAAGAAAAACCAAACGACGTATATGTTGCAGTAGTTGATATGGATGTTGGCACAAGAGATTTGCAGCAGTGTGCAGATGCTGTCATAAGGCTTTATTCAGAGTATCTTTATAAGAACAGGCAATATGGCAAAATTCATTTTAACTTCACAAATGGCTTTAGAGCTGATTTTAAAAAGTGGATGCAAGGTTATAGAATAAGAGTTGAAGGCAACAAAGCTTATTGGATAAAAGCTGCTGGATATGATGATAGTTATGAATGTTTTAGAAAATATCTTGACATGGTATTTGCATATGCTGGAACACTGTCACTTTCTCAAGAAATGAAAAGAGTACCACTGAATGATTTGCAAATTGGAGATGTATTTTTAAAAGGAAGCGACCCTGGACATTGCGTTATTGTAGTTGATATGGCCCAAAATCCGAAGACGGGTGAGAAGATATTCTTGCTTGCACAAAGCTATATGCCAGCCCAAGACATTCACATCTTAAAAAACCCAGCAAACGAAGATGGCAATCCATGGTATTCAGTAAGCTTTGGTGATGTTTTAGTAACACCAGAATGGCAGTTTACAAAAGATCAGGTGTATAGGTTTGGGGAGTAA
- a CDS encoding ATP-dependent nuclease, producing the protein MDEKIFAFIGQNNTGKSTILDAIKIFFPNYKKQVDRKDIHRGINDNIIIEMWLGRVGSFFENTRTDEVDRQVEKLLSKADDNSLYIKLVLNIEDSTNKNIRKYFDKDEEEIKEAALKKLLPELVVIPAIRDPEKESTADRKSYLRSLIDILDSEYETDILIKDEGVEKRVNYSQLNNILTKEARKRCESLSQKITEYYNSTLGNNNFRINLEPTVDIYSATKYNTSIVEIIGNEKIENDILNFGTGYQSVLILSILQTYVEIARSVGKYIFVIEEPEIYLHPNLQRKMIETLMNISERNQVIFTSHSPITISNLPKKNVKLVIREKEKSIVKEINPQEVINELGIKADDFLGSKGIIFVEGKDDFEVVRELICKLDDNLLNMINVIPVNSCCNLKFFANAELFLNKYFEIPVVIIRDADTNDPEKLKSDFLKEMFEFIKQYQFADSEIVEKKKKLVQNTYILQHYSIEYYFLNELFLKDYYDYYRDNPKSLEIAITCYKCNYNLLIDKVRKNQMSKEEFAKLYQPKRFLRGFLDKNTNERERYEMYFKEKWEKLFDSCAC; encoded by the coding sequence TTGGACGAAAAAATTTTTGCATTTATTGGACAAAATAATACTGGAAAATCCACTATATTAGATGCTATAAAAATATTTTTTCCCAACTATAAAAAACAAGTTGACAGGAAGGATATTCATAGAGGTATTAATGATAACATTATTATTGAAATGTGGTTAGGCAGAGTAGGGTCTTTTTTTGAAAATACTCGTACAGATGAAGTTGATAGACAGGTAGAGAAATTGTTAAGTAAAGCTGATGACAACTCTCTATATATAAAGTTAGTATTAAATATTGAAGACAGTACCAACAAAAATATTAGAAAATATTTCGACAAAGACGAAGAAGAGATAAAAGAAGCTGCTTTAAAAAAATTACTTCCTGAGCTAGTAGTAATACCTGCCATACGAGATCCAGAAAAAGAAAGTACAGCTGACCGTAAATCATATTTGAGGAGTTTAATTGATATCTTAGATAGTGAATATGAAACTGATATTTTAATAAAAGATGAAGGTGTAGAAAAAAGAGTTAATTACAGTCAATTGAATAATATTCTTACTAAAGAAGCAAGAAAAAGGTGTGAAAGTTTGTCACAAAAAATAACAGAATATTATAACAGTACATTAGGAAACAACAATTTTAGAATAAATTTAGAACCAACAGTGGATATATATAGCGCAACAAAATATAACACTAGCATAGTGGAGATAATAGGGAATGAAAAAATAGAAAATGACATCTTAAATTTTGGAACGGGTTATCAAAGTGTACTTATTCTTTCTATACTACAGACGTATGTGGAAATAGCCCGTAGCGTGGGAAAGTATATATTTGTAATTGAAGAACCAGAAATTTATTTACACCCAAATCTTCAGAGAAAAATGATTGAAACATTAATGAATATTTCAGAGAGAAATCAAGTAATTTTTACCTCACATTCGCCTATAACAATCAGTAATCTACCAAAGAAGAATGTAAAACTTGTCATAAGAGAAAAAGAAAAATCAATTGTTAAAGAGATAAATCCCCAAGAGGTTATAAATGAATTAGGAATTAAAGCTGATGATTTTCTCGGTAGCAAAGGGATCATCTTTGTTGAAGGTAAAGATGATTTTGAAGTTGTGCGAGAATTAATTTGTAAACTTGACGATAACTTATTAAACATGATTAACGTAATTCCTGTAAATTCATGTTGTAATCTAAAATTCTTTGCAAATGCAGAATTATTTCTCAATAAATATTTTGAAATACCTGTTGTTATAATAAGAGATGCTGATACAAATGATCCTGAAAAGCTTAAAAGTGATTTTTTAAAAGAAATGTTTGAATTTATTAAGCAATATCAATTTGCTGATTCGGAAATTGTTGAGAAAAAGAAAAAATTAGTGCAAAATACATATATTCTTCAGCATTATTCGATAGAATATTATTTTCTTAATGAGCTTTTTTTAAAAGATTATTATGATTATTATCGTGATAACCCGAAAAGCTTAGAAATAGCAATTACCTGTTATAAGTGTAACTACAATCTATTAATAGATAAAGTCCGTAAAAATCAAATGAGTAAAGAAGAATTTGCTAAATTATATCAACCAAAAAGATTTTTAAGAGGGTTTCTGGATAAAAATACTAATGAAAGAGAAAGATACGAGATGTATTTTAAAGAAAAATGGGAAAAATTGTTTGATAGTTGTGCTTGTTAA
- a CDS encoding DNA adenine methylase produces MRTQITFFHQKVVPIVKWAGGKRQIIKSLLEKLPSHFSTYFEPFLGGGALLIELYNKGILKNAVVSDINLELINLYTAIKNCPDEVVYYIKNLDFKNAEDDYYKARELYNSIKIKNMGTIENENLLKAVLLLYLNRHCYNGLYRVNSKGEFNVPFGRYKNPKMPTSEEIFAFSEMLQSVEILHADFEEAVKKASEFDFVYFDPPYMPVSKTANFTDYTVAGFSKVEQVRLKNVCDNLSKKGCFVMISNSDSEFIRDLYRNYNIEVIEAKRLINSTAEKRTGHKEVIITNY; encoded by the coding sequence ATGAGGACTCAAATTACTTTTTTTCACCAAAAGGTTGTGCCTATAGTGAAATGGGCGGGTGGTAAGAGGCAGATAATAAAAAGTTTGCTTGAAAAGCTGCCAAGCCATTTTTCCACATATTTTGAACCTTTTTTGGGTGGCGGAGCACTTTTGATAGAACTTTACAATAAAGGAATTTTGAAAAATGCTGTCGTTTCAGATATTAATCTTGAACTCATAAACCTTTACACTGCGATTAAAAATTGTCCAGATGAGGTAGTTTACTATATTAAAAATTTAGATTTTAAAAACGCTGAAGATGATTACTATAAGGCAAGAGAACTTTACAATTCTATTAAAATAAAAAATATGGGTACAATTGAAAATGAAAACTTACTCAAAGCAGTGTTATTGCTCTATTTGAACAGACACTGTTACAATGGGCTTTACAGGGTGAATTCCAAAGGCGAATTCAATGTTCCTTTTGGAAGATATAAAAATCCTAAAATGCCAACCAGTGAAGAAATATTTGCCTTTTCAGAAATGCTACAATCTGTTGAAATTTTACATGCAGACTTTGAAGAAGCGGTGAAAAAGGCTTCTGAGTTTGATTTTGTATATTTCGATCCTCCATACATGCCTGTGTCCAAAACAGCTAATTTTACTGACTACACAGTCGCAGGTTTTTCAAAAGTGGAACAAGTAAGGCTGAAAAATGTTTGTGATAACCTGAGTAAAAAGGGTTGTTTTGTTATGATAAGCAACTCAGATTCAGAGTTTATAAGAGATCTTTATAGAAATTACAACATTGAGGTAATAGAGGCAAAAAGACTCATTAATTCAACTGCAGAGAAAAGGACTGGTCATAAAGAAGTCATTATAACTAATTATTAA
- a CDS encoding PD-(D/E)XK nuclease superfamily protein yields MSPGGRGTRTGKVHEKLIQQALLENYPGAFKEQVVVGNDLFGNKYKADFVLNDEIIISAKWQQTHGTAEQKIVYEIITLVKILKENPKYKKAYIIISGTGYTKKAKDFYLNQKHVEYIKEGNLIEIISFEDFVKRSNLKLL; encoded by the coding sequence GTGTCACCTGGTGGAAGAGGTACTCGGACAGGGAAGGTTCATGAAAAGTTGATTCAACAAGCATTGTTAGAAAATTACCCTGGTGCGTTTAAGGAACAAGTTGTGGTTGGCAATGATCTCTTTGGGAATAAATATAAAGCTGATTTTGTTTTAAATGATGAGATAATTATAAGTGCTAAGTGGCAGCAAACACACGGGACCGCAGAGCAAAAAATAGTTTATGAGATAATCACCTTGGTTAAAATTTTAAAGGAAAATCCAAAGTATAAAAAAGCTTATATTATAATCAGTGGAACAGGATATACTAAGAAAGCAAAAGATTTCTATTTAAATCAAAAACATGTTGAGTATATAAAAGAGGGGAACTTGATAGAAATAATATCTTTTGAAGATTTTGTCAAAAGATCAAATTTAAAATTACTGTAA